A window of Rhodopirellula islandica contains these coding sequences:
- a CDS encoding AAA family ATPase: protein MQLKRHAPHPTMSQSSEAIQKLLLAHFRGDENGFRDAAWDVVREERRLNHSVFANELEKILERGNGQSPSKTFFATLSTNNGNMPKDSDKNANLIELSQPVTDLDELILSPELQRGVDRIIRERRSSELLRSHGMKPASKLLFCGPPGCGKTVAAAALANALYLPLATVRFDAVVSSYLGETAANLRKVFDYARVRPVLLFFDEFDAIGKERTAMDEHGELKRVVNSFLQMLDSFHSETLTLAATNHQGLIDPALWRRFDDILLFDKPSPDEIETLLCRYFRQVTLSKSVRIKSISKRLVGMSHADIERLASDAIKDVVMNERGQVTPSVLTSAIERQEKRIGITQMGDSAVETTTAKRSRRSQ, encoded by the coding sequence ATGCAATTGAAACGCCACGCTCCCCATCCAACGATGAGCCAAAGCTCTGAAGCGATTCAGAAACTTCTTCTCGCCCACTTTCGTGGCGACGAAAACGGTTTCAGGGATGCTGCGTGGGATGTGGTGAGAGAGGAGCGTCGACTCAATCACAGTGTCTTTGCGAATGAACTGGAGAAGATCCTGGAACGCGGCAATGGGCAATCCCCTTCAAAAACGTTTTTCGCGACACTCAGTACCAACAACGGCAATATGCCGAAGGACAGCGACAAGAATGCAAATCTGATTGAACTATCGCAGCCCGTTACGGATCTTGACGAATTGATCCTTTCGCCCGAGTTGCAACGCGGTGTGGACCGGATCATTCGAGAGAGACGAAGCTCCGAGCTGTTGCGTTCGCACGGCATGAAGCCAGCTAGCAAGTTGCTCTTTTGCGGACCTCCTGGTTGTGGCAAAACGGTAGCCGCTGCCGCACTTGCCAACGCACTCTATTTGCCACTCGCCACTGTCCGTTTCGACGCTGTTGTTTCGTCGTATCTTGGAGAGACAGCCGCCAATCTGCGTAAGGTCTTTGATTACGCTCGAGTTCGACCAGTGCTTTTGTTCTTTGACGAATTCGATGCAATTGGAAAAGAACGCACCGCGATGGACGAACACGGTGAACTCAAGCGAGTCGTCAATTCGTTTCTGCAAATGTTGGATAGCTTTCATTCCGAAACATTGACCCTGGCGGCAACCAATCATCAGGGGCTAATCGACCCTGCTCTCTGGCGTCGGTTCGACGATATACTTCTGTTCGACAAACCGAGCCCTGACGAAATTGAAACTCTGCTTTGCCGCTACTTCCGACAAGTGACGCTTAGTAAATCGGTGCGTATTAAATCAATTTCGAAACGGCTCGTTGGAATGTCCCATGCCGATATCGAACGTCTTGCATCGGATGCCATCAAGGACGTGGTGATGAACGAACGAGGTCAGGTGACGCCGTCCGTTTTAACCTCTGCAATCGAGCGTCAAGAGAAACGCATCGGCATCACGCAAATGGGCGATTCAGCAGTCGAGACAACTACAGCCAAGCGATCCCGACGATCTCAATAA
- a CDS encoding S8 family peptidase, with protein MRQRLDEMEGQLNRRPAPPSAVQPHLVFRVPLVKSAPPLQMKELLEGAGISVVSIEADNAIIAFRDELDLTSFREVLDGYEQGPATNPKTGQPYKSTGFDAIEYIQIEQMRLWNREDRITKRLADAIGLSGEAIDSDKCYVVDVELWHRGSVELARAATVELKLAIQSSNDPNDRVCDTFIGQLICLARISVKGATLSRLLDLDIVGEIELPTQPSFDIQQARRATERDFPATPRPPVDGPSVCVVDSGIATNHPLIANNIGHAESILTTTETATDQNGHGTMVGGLAVFGSVLGCYEDGSFASPVTLYSARVLNDENRFDDEELIIHQMRRAIEVFTRDPYRCRVFNMSLGGDSAWKQNSDRQSIWAECLDILAREFNVLLVISAGNHDLGFGFSPEEAEAILTTYPEYLFRDECGLTEPATAAIPITVGGIAEHDAPEVLRGAGKNDINLGIARPHQPAPLTRIGLGINDAIKPEFVASAGNLSFRGFAGSKQVDVERGMSVMSLSNEPTKQLFAFDNGTSMAAPLVARTAAAVWHKLRDELGEEPQANLVRSILAASATVPMPAQDLIAPRHGKEGIRKVCGYGKIDDDFALQSGDRRPTMYYQGAIPIDTFAIFEVPIFDEFRDANGKKRITVSLAFDPPVRRRRAEYLGVRMQYALIRGKSVDEIENAYRALEEQERAYYGRTGEKPQGAFQGSAKCNLQPSSKVLASSTLQRSSWEFMKSKAEYGDSYYLIVRCDRRWAPESFIMQNFAVTVTLEADEPRLFNLVRNRIRLRDRLRDRQRSRS; from the coding sequence GTGCGTCAACGTCTCGACGAAATGGAAGGGCAACTCAATCGCCGCCCCGCACCACCCTCGGCAGTTCAGCCGCACCTGGTGTTTCGCGTTCCATTGGTGAAATCCGCTCCACCATTGCAGATGAAGGAACTGCTCGAAGGTGCCGGCATTTCCGTGGTTTCGATCGAAGCCGACAACGCAATTATCGCCTTCCGAGATGAATTGGATCTGACCAGTTTCCGCGAAGTCCTTGACGGTTACGAACAAGGCCCTGCAACAAATCCGAAAACAGGCCAGCCATATAAATCGACTGGTTTTGACGCTATCGAATACATCCAAATCGAGCAGATGCGACTTTGGAATCGTGAAGACCGCATCACAAAACGACTGGCTGACGCGATTGGATTAAGCGGCGAAGCCATCGACTCGGATAAATGCTATGTAGTTGACGTCGAGCTTTGGCATCGCGGGTCTGTCGAACTGGCACGCGCGGCCACCGTGGAACTTAAGCTTGCGATTCAATCAAGTAACGATCCCAACGATCGTGTCTGCGATACGTTTATCGGGCAGTTGATCTGCCTCGCGCGGATTAGCGTTAAAGGGGCAACTCTCAGTCGTCTACTCGACCTGGACATTGTTGGCGAGATCGAACTGCCGACGCAACCGAGTTTCGATATTCAACAAGCAAGGCGGGCAACCGAAAGAGACTTCCCGGCGACTCCACGACCACCTGTCGACGGCCCAAGCGTCTGCGTGGTCGATAGTGGGATCGCAACGAATCATCCACTGATTGCCAACAACATCGGCCACGCTGAGTCAATCTTAACGACGACAGAAACAGCAACGGATCAAAACGGACATGGAACCATGGTGGGTGGACTTGCGGTTTTTGGAAGCGTTCTTGGTTGCTACGAAGACGGTTCCTTCGCTTCACCAGTTACCCTCTATAGCGCACGCGTACTCAACGACGAAAACCGATTCGATGATGAGGAACTCATCATCCATCAAATGCGTCGAGCCATTGAAGTCTTCACCCGAGATCCGTACCGATGCCGTGTGTTCAACATGTCGCTCGGGGGTGATAGCGCTTGGAAGCAAAATAGCGACCGCCAGAGTATTTGGGCTGAATGTCTCGACATTCTTGCTCGAGAATTCAACGTGCTGCTGGTTATTTCGGCAGGGAATCACGACCTTGGTTTTGGCTTTTCACCCGAAGAGGCGGAAGCGATCCTCACGACCTATCCCGAATATTTGTTTCGTGACGAGTGTGGCTTGACCGAACCCGCAACGGCAGCTATCCCAATCACCGTGGGCGGCATCGCCGAGCACGATGCACCCGAGGTTCTTCGGGGAGCGGGAAAAAACGACATCAATCTGGGCATCGCGCGTCCCCACCAACCCGCACCTCTTACTCGCATCGGTCTAGGAATCAACGACGCCATCAAGCCTGAATTTGTCGCCTCAGCTGGCAACCTGAGCTTTCGTGGCTTCGCTGGCTCCAAGCAAGTCGATGTTGAACGTGGCATGTCAGTCATGTCGTTGAGCAACGAACCAACCAAACAGCTTTTTGCATTTGATAACGGCACCAGCATGGCCGCACCGCTCGTGGCCAGAACTGCGGCAGCCGTTTGGCACAAATTGCGTGACGAACTTGGCGAGGAGCCACAAGCAAATTTGGTTCGTTCGATTCTCGCGGCCTCTGCGACCGTGCCAATGCCAGCTCAAGACCTGATCGCACCCAGACATGGCAAAGAAGGCATACGGAAAGTCTGTGGCTACGGGAAGATCGACGACGACTTTGCACTTCAATCTGGCGATCGTCGCCCCACGATGTACTACCAAGGTGCAATCCCAATCGACACCTTCGCCATCTTCGAGGTACCGATTTTTGACGAATTCAGAGATGCGAACGGCAAAAAACGAATCACCGTATCTTTAGCGTTCGATCCACCCGTTCGCCGTCGAAGGGCAGAGTACCTTGGCGTGCGGATGCAATACGCACTCATTCGAGGCAAGTCGGTCGATGAAATAGAGAACGCCTATCGTGCCTTAGAAGAACAGGAGCGAGCGTACTATGGAAGAACCGGCGAGAAGCCACAGGGCGCGTTTCAAGGTTCTGCCAAATGCAACTTACAGCCGAGCTCCAAAGTACTCGCGTCGAGCACGCTGCAACGATCGTCTTGGGAGTTCATGAAATCGAAAGCCGAATACGGTGACAGCTACTACCTGATCGTTCGCTGCGATAGACGCTGGGCACCCGAATCGTTCATAATGCAGAACTTTGCCGTCACGGTCACTCTGGAAGCCGACGAGCCGCGACTGTTCAATCTCGTGCGGAACCGAATCCGCCTCCGTGACCGCCTCCGTGACCGCCAACGCTCGCGAAGCTAA